A single region of the Salvelinus sp. IW2-2015 linkage group LG20, ASM291031v2, whole genome shotgun sequence genome encodes:
- the LOC111980323 gene encoding E3 ubiquitin-protein ligase TRIM58 isoform X2 has translation MYHNNHGDAVCLPSDSENGESRTIFVPRKILYVNKSLSTVSKMMQCFHFIVEPVKNITAKLKESRKRAKNEKREPLEENQLFIVELARDLNRVCQRSEVLGNIWKLEDIWPTPLCRAFILEWASLLESKKSPMQSDGWPEESEWREQDLFSENEMENAKRTIINWTKDLRAQPEQSVWPGEAVAQVLEDLQAAWRSRXMPNLXTAMELLMWVLLTQGLEKEAIPQQWLIWKQRTQKIGAARYIPHSVWDWISNAAVEISLDLDTANPDLLISNDEKKMRCGFERKXVPNYHQRFDGWWCATGVEGFNSGRHYWEVEVGERDFRLGVAKESALRKGFKSLNTDTGYLTLRLERGTELKALTVPFTALPPGLIPRKVAVYLDYDQGQLSFYDVDSRSHIYTYNESFNEKLFPLFGTTEFIKDLVIKSPGSKAYCLCPTLCLWG, from the exons ATGTACCACAACAATCATGGCGACGCTGTTTGTCTGCCTTCGGATTCAGAAAACGGAGAGAGCCGAACCATCTTCGTTCCTAGGAAAATCTTGTATGTAAACAAG AGTCTCAGCACAGTTTCCAAGATGATGCAGTGTTTCCACTTTATAGTCGAGCCGGTCAAGAACATCACAGCCAAGCTTAAG GAATCTCGCAAGAGGGCGAAaaatgagaagagagagccacTGGAAGAGAATCAGCTGTTTATAGTGGAGCTGGCTAGAGACCTCAATCGAGTGTGCCAG AGGTCTGAGGTGCTGGGGAACATCTGGAAACTAGAGGACATCtggcccactcctctttgcagggCCTTCATCCTGGAGTGGGCGTCTCTGCTGGAGAGCAAG AAGAGYCCCATGCAGTCGGATGGCTGGCCAGAGGAGAGCGAGTGGAGGGAGCAGGACCTGTTCAGTGAGAATGAGATGGAGAACGCTAAGAGGACCATCATCAACTGGACCAAGGACCTGAGAGCCCAACCTGAGCAAAGTGTGTGGCCTGGGGAGGCTGTGGCTCAAGTTCTGGAGGACCTCCAGGCTGCATGGAGGAGTCGCKACATGCCCAACCTCRTGACAGCCATGGAACTGCTCATGTGGGTCTTACTGACACAGGGCCTYGARAAG GAAGCCATCCCTCAACAGTGGCTCATATGGAAGCAGAGGACTCAGAAGATAGGTGCTGCCCGCTACATTCCTCACTCAG TATGGGACTGGATCTCTAATGCAGCAGTGGAGATTTCCCTTGACCTGGACACGGCCAACCCTGACCTGCTGATCTCCAACGACGAGAAGAAGATGCGCTGCGGCTTCGAGAGAAAGYATGTGCCAAACTACCACCAGCGCTTCGATGGCTGGTGGTGCGCCACAGGGGTGGAGGGTTTCAACTCTGGCCGCCACTactgggaggtggaggtgggggagcGGGACTTTCGGCTGGGTGTGGCCAAGGAGTCAGCCCTGAGGAAGGGCTTCAAGTCCCTGAACACAGACACGGGCTACCTGACCCTGCGCCTYGAGAGGGGCACGGAGCTCAAGGCCCTGACTGTGCCCTTCACTGCCCTGCCGCCTGGTCTCATCCCCCGCAAGGTGGCCGTCTACCTGGACTACGACCAGGGCCAGCTGTCCTTCTACGACGTAGACAGCCGCTCCCACATCTACACCTACAATGAGAGCTTCAACGAGAAGCTGTTCCCTCTGTTCGGCACGACGGAGTTCATTAAGGACCTGGTGATCAAGTCCCCTGGGAGCAAGGCCTATTGCCTCTGTCCCACCCTGTGCCTGTGGGGCTGA
- the LOC111980323 gene encoding butyrophilin subfamily 1 member A1 isoform X3, with translation MMQCFHFIVEPVKNITAKLKESRKRAKNEKREPLEENQLFIVELARDLNRVCQRSEVLGNIWKLEDIWPTPLCRAFILEWASLLESKQKSPMQSDGWPEESEWREQDLFSENEMENAKRTIINWTKDLRAQPEQSVWPGEAVAQVLEDLQAAWRSRXMPNLXTAMELLMWVLLTQGLEKEAIPQQWLIWKQRTQKIGAARYIPHSVWDWISNAAVEISLDLDTANPDLLISNDEKKMRCGFERKXVPNYHQRFDGWWCATGVEGFNSGRHYWEVEVGERDFRLGVAKESALRKGFKSLNTDTGYLTLRLERGTELKALTVPFTALPPGLIPRKVAVYLDYDQGQLSFYDVDSRSHIYTYNESFNEKLFPLFGTTEFIKDLVIKSPGSKAYCLCPTLCLWG, from the exons ATGATGCAGTGTTTCCACTTTATAGTCGAGCCGGTCAAGAACATCACAGCCAAGCTTAAG GAATCTCGCAAGAGGGCGAAaaatgagaagagagagccacTGGAAGAGAATCAGCTGTTTATAGTGGAGCTGGCTAGAGACCTCAATCGAGTGTGCCAG AGGTCTGAGGTGCTGGGGAACATCTGGAAACTAGAGGACATCtggcccactcctctttgcagggCCTTCATCCTGGAGTGGGCGTCTCTGCTGGAGAGCAAG CAGAAGAGYCCCATGCAGTCGGATGGCTGGCCAGAGGAGAGCGAGTGGAGGGAGCAGGACCTGTTCAGTGAGAATGAGATGGAGAACGCTAAGAGGACCATCATCAACTGGACCAAGGACCTGAGAGCCCAACCTGAGCAAAGTGTGTGGCCTGGGGAGGCTGTGGCTCAAGTTCTGGAGGACCTCCAGGCTGCATGGAGGAGTCGCKACATGCCCAACCTCRTGACAGCCATGGAACTGCTCATGTGGGTCTTACTGACACAGGGCCTYGARAAG GAAGCCATCCCTCAACAGTGGCTCATATGGAAGCAGAGGACTCAGAAGATAGGTGCTGCCCGCTACATTCCTCACTCAG TATGGGACTGGATCTCTAATGCAGCAGTGGAGATTTCCCTTGACCTGGACACGGCCAACCCTGACCTGCTGATCTCCAACGACGAGAAGAAGATGCGCTGCGGCTTCGAGAGAAAGYATGTGCCAAACTACCACCAGCGCTTCGATGGCTGGTGGTGCGCCACAGGGGTGGAGGGTTTCAACTCTGGCCGCCACTactgggaggtggaggtgggggagcGGGACTTTCGGCTGGGTGTGGCCAAGGAGTCAGCCCTGAGGAAGGGCTTCAAGTCCCTGAACACAGACACGGGCTACCTGACCCTGCGCCTYGAGAGGGGCACGGAGCTCAAGGCCCTGACTGTGCCCTTCACTGCCCTGCCGCCTGGTCTCATCCCCCGCAAGGTGGCCGTCTACCTGGACTACGACCAGGGCCAGCTGTCCTTCTACGACGTAGACAGCCGCTCCCACATCTACACCTACAATGAGAGCTTCAACGAGAAGCTGTTCCCTCTGTTCGGCACGACGGAGTTCATTAAGGACCTGGTGATCAAGTCCCCTGGGAGCAAGGCCTATTGCCTCTGTCCCACCCTGTGCCTGTGGGGCTGA
- the LOC111980323 gene encoding butyrophilin subfamily 1 member A1 isoform X4 — MMQCFHFIVEPVKNITAKLKESRKRAKNEKREPLEENQLFIVELARDLNRVCQRSEVLGNIWKLEDIWPTPLCRAFILEWASLLESKKSPMQSDGWPEESEWREQDLFSENEMENAKRTIINWTKDLRAQPEQSVWPGEAVAQVLEDLQAAWRSRXMPNLXTAMELLMWVLLTQGLEKEAIPQQWLIWKQRTQKIGAARYIPHSVWDWISNAAVEISLDLDTANPDLLISNDEKKMRCGFERKXVPNYHQRFDGWWCATGVEGFNSGRHYWEVEVGERDFRLGVAKESALRKGFKSLNTDTGYLTLRLERGTELKALTVPFTALPPGLIPRKVAVYLDYDQGQLSFYDVDSRSHIYTYNESFNEKLFPLFGTTEFIKDLVIKSPGSKAYCLCPTLCLWG; from the exons ATGATGCAGTGTTTCCACTTTATAGTCGAGCCGGTCAAGAACATCACAGCCAAGCTTAAG GAATCTCGCAAGAGGGCGAAaaatgagaagagagagccacTGGAAGAGAATCAGCTGTTTATAGTGGAGCTGGCTAGAGACCTCAATCGAGTGTGCCAG AGGTCTGAGGTGCTGGGGAACATCTGGAAACTAGAGGACATCtggcccactcctctttgcagggCCTTCATCCTGGAGTGGGCGTCTCTGCTGGAGAGCAAG AAGAGYCCCATGCAGTCGGATGGCTGGCCAGAGGAGAGCGAGTGGAGGGAGCAGGACCTGTTCAGTGAGAATGAGATGGAGAACGCTAAGAGGACCATCATCAACTGGACCAAGGACCTGAGAGCCCAACCTGAGCAAAGTGTGTGGCCTGGGGAGGCTGTGGCTCAAGTTCTGGAGGACCTCCAGGCTGCATGGAGGAGTCGCKACATGCCCAACCTCRTGACAGCCATGGAACTGCTCATGTGGGTCTTACTGACACAGGGCCTYGARAAG GAAGCCATCCCTCAACAGTGGCTCATATGGAAGCAGAGGACTCAGAAGATAGGTGCTGCCCGCTACATTCCTCACTCAG TATGGGACTGGATCTCTAATGCAGCAGTGGAGATTTCCCTTGACCTGGACACGGCCAACCCTGACCTGCTGATCTCCAACGACGAGAAGAAGATGCGCTGCGGCTTCGAGAGAAAGYATGTGCCAAACTACCACCAGCGCTTCGATGGCTGGTGGTGCGCCACAGGGGTGGAGGGTTTCAACTCTGGCCGCCACTactgggaggtggaggtgggggagcGGGACTTTCGGCTGGGTGTGGCCAAGGAGTCAGCCCTGAGGAAGGGCTTCAAGTCCCTGAACACAGACACGGGCTACCTGACCCTGCGCCTYGAGAGGGGCACGGAGCTCAAGGCCCTGACTGTGCCCTTCACTGCCCTGCCGCCTGGTCTCATCCCCCGCAAGGTGGCCGTCTACCTGGACTACGACCAGGGCCAGCTGTCCTTCTACGACGTAGACAGCCGCTCCCACATCTACACCTACAATGAGAGCTTCAACGAGAAGCTGTTCCCTCTGTTCGGCACGACGGAGTTCATTAAGGACCTGGTGATCAAGTCCCCTGGGAGCAAGGCCTATTGCCTCTGTCCCACCCTGTGCCTGTGGGGCTGA
- the LOC111980323 gene encoding E3 ubiquitin-protein ligase TRIM58 isoform X1, with amino-acid sequence MYHNNHGDAVCLPSDSENGESRTIFVPRKILYVNKSLSTVSKMMQCFHFIVEPVKNITAKLKESRKRAKNEKREPLEENQLFIVELARDLNRVCQRSEVLGNIWKLEDIWPTPLCRAFILEWASLLESKQKSPMQSDGWPEESEWREQDLFSENEMENAKRTIINWTKDLRAQPEQSVWPGEAVAQVLEDLQAAWRSRXMPNLXTAMELLMWVLLTQGLEKEAIPQQWLIWKQRTQKIGAARYIPHSVWDWISNAAVEISLDLDTANPDLLISNDEKKMRCGFERKXVPNYHQRFDGWWCATGVEGFNSGRHYWEVEVGERDFRLGVAKESALRKGFKSLNTDTGYLTLRLERGTELKALTVPFTALPPGLIPRKVAVYLDYDQGQLSFYDVDSRSHIYTYNESFNEKLFPLFGTTEFIKDLVIKSPGSKAYCLCPTLCLWG; translated from the exons ATGTACCACAACAATCATGGCGACGCTGTTTGTCTGCCTTCGGATTCAGAAAACGGAGAGAGCCGAACCATCTTCGTTCCTAGGAAAATCTTGTATGTAAACAAG AGTCTCAGCACAGTTTCCAAGATGATGCAGTGTTTCCACTTTATAGTCGAGCCGGTCAAGAACATCACAGCCAAGCTTAAG GAATCTCGCAAGAGGGCGAAaaatgagaagagagagccacTGGAAGAGAATCAGCTGTTTATAGTGGAGCTGGCTAGAGACCTCAATCGAGTGTGCCAG AGGTCTGAGGTGCTGGGGAACATCTGGAAACTAGAGGACATCtggcccactcctctttgcagggCCTTCATCCTGGAGTGGGCGTCTCTGCTGGAGAGCAAG CAGAAGAGYCCCATGCAGTCGGATGGCTGGCCAGAGGAGAGCGAGTGGAGGGAGCAGGACCTGTTCAGTGAGAATGAGATGGAGAACGCTAAGAGGACCATCATCAACTGGACCAAGGACCTGAGAGCCCAACCTGAGCAAAGTGTGTGGCCTGGGGAGGCTGTGGCTCAAGTTCTGGAGGACCTCCAGGCTGCATGGAGGAGTCGCKACATGCCCAACCTCRTGACAGCCATGGAACTGCTCATGTGGGTCTTACTGACACAGGGCCTYGARAAG GAAGCCATCCCTCAACAGTGGCTCATATGGAAGCAGAGGACTCAGAAGATAGGTGCTGCCCGCTACATTCCTCACTCAG TATGGGACTGGATCTCTAATGCAGCAGTGGAGATTTCCCTTGACCTGGACACGGCCAACCCTGACCTGCTGATCTCCAACGACGAGAAGAAGATGCGCTGCGGCTTCGAGAGAAAGYATGTGCCAAACTACCACCAGCGCTTCGATGGCTGGTGGTGCGCCACAGGGGTGGAGGGTTTCAACTCTGGCCGCCACTactgggaggtggaggtgggggagcGGGACTTTCGGCTGGGTGTGGCCAAGGAGTCAGCCCTGAGGAAGGGCTTCAAGTCCCTGAACACAGACACGGGCTACCTGACCCTGCGCCTYGAGAGGGGCACGGAGCTCAAGGCCCTGACTGTGCCCTTCACTGCCCTGCCGCCTGGTCTCATCCCCCGCAAGGTGGCCGTCTACCTGGACTACGACCAGGGCCAGCTGTCCTTCTACGACGTAGACAGCCGCTCCCACATCTACACCTACAATGAGAGCTTCAACGAGAAGCTGTTCCCTCTGTTCGGCACGACGGAGTTCATTAAGGACCTGGTGATCAAGTCCCCTGGGAGCAAGGCCTATTGCCTCTGTCCCACCCTGTGCCTGTGGGGCTGA